A window from Kluyveromyces lactis strain NRRL Y-1140 chromosome E complete sequence encodes these proteins:
- a CDS encoding 60S ribosomal protein eL13 (highly similar to uniprot|Q12690 Saccharomyces cerevisiae YDL082w RPL13A ribosomal protein or uniprot|P40212 Saccharomyces cerevisiae YMR142c RPL13B), with the protein MAISKNLPILKNHFRKHWQERVKVHFDQAGKKVSRRHARASKAAKIAPRPLDLLRPVVRAPTVKYNRKVRAGRGFTLAEIKAAGLTPAYARTIGIAVDHRRQNRNQEILDLNIQRLKEYQSKIIVFPRKGKAPEAEQTLSAAASFPIVQPVTDSETRAVEDNGESAYRTLRLARSDKRYKGIREKRAKDKAEAEAEKKK; encoded by the exons ATGG CTATCTCCAAGAACTTAccaattttgaagaaccaCTTCAGAAAGCACTGGCAAGAACGTGTCAAGGTGCACTTCGACCAAGCTGGTAAGAAGGTCTCCAGACGTCACGCCAGAGCTTCTAAGGCTGCCAAGATCGCTCCAAGACCATTGGACTTGTTGAGACCAGTCGTCAGAGCTCCAACTGTTAAGTACAACAGAAAGGTTAGAGCTGGTAGAGGTTTCACCTTGGCTGAAATTAAGGCTGCTGGTTTGACTCCTGCTTACGCCAGAACCATTGGTATTGCTGTCGACCACAGACGTCAAAACAGAAACCAAGAAATCTTGGACTTGAACATCCAAAGATTGAAGGAATACCAATCTAAGATCATCGTCTTCCCAAGAAAGGGTAAGGCTCCAGAAGCTGAACAAACTTTGTCTGCTGCTGCCTCTTTCCCAATTGTCCAACCAGTTACTGACTCTGAAACCAGAGCTGTTGAAGACAACGGTGAATCTGCTTACAGAACTTTGAGATTGGCTAGATCCGACAAGAGATACAAGGGtatcagagaaaagagAGCTAAGGACAAGGCTGAAGCTgaagctgaaaagaagaaataa
- the RPP1A gene encoding ribosomal protein P1 (highly similar to uniprot|P05318 Saccharomyces cerevisiae YDL081C RPP1A Ribosomal protein P1 alpha a component of the ribosomal stalk which is involved in the interaction between translational elongation factors and the ribosome accumulation of P1 in the cytoplasm is regulated by phosphorylation and interaction with the P2 stalk component), giving the protein MSVETALSYAALILADADIEVSSEKLLALTEAANVPVEGIWADIFAKALAKQNIKDLLVKFEAGAGGAAPVATGGAAAGAEEAAAEEKEEEAKEESDDDMGFGLFD; this is encoded by the coding sequence ATGTCTGTTGAAACTGCTTTGTCTTACGCTGCTTTGATCTTGGCTGATGCTGATATCGAAGTCTCTTCTGAAAAGTTGTTGGCTTTGACTGAAGCTGCCAACGTCCCAGTTGAAGGTATCTGGGCTGATATCTTTGCTAAGGCTTTGGCTAAGCAAAACATCAAGGACTTGTTGGTCAAGTTCGAAGCTGGTGCTGGTGGTGCTGCTCCAGTTGCTACTGGTGGTGCTGCTGCCGGTGCCgaagaagctgctgctgaagaaaaggaagaagaagccAAGGAAGAATCCGATGATGACATGGGTTTCGGTTTGTTCGATTAA